The following are encoded together in the Planococcus antarcticus DSM 14505 genome:
- the rlmD gene encoding 23S rRNA (uracil(1939)-C(5))-methyltransferase RlmD, producing the protein MNEKPSIEEGQKLPMTIKRLGINGEGIGYFKRNVVFVPGALPGEEITAQVTLVKRNFAQARIVNIHTASTHRQTPPCPIYEACGGCQLQHMTYNQQLVEKRDLVLQALERYLKGTKVRVEKTIGMEDPWRYRNKSQFQTRLKGSKVIAGLFAEGSHQLLDIDECIVQHPDTTVITNAVKRILEELKMPIYDGKTMKGIIRTIVVRTGVKTGEIQLVLVTTRSKIPQKELLMERLKKIDTNLVSIVQNINKEKTSLVFGDETVTLFGKDTIHEELGELAFDLSARAFFQLNPTQTVKLYDEIKRAAELTGKETVVDAYCGVGTIGLWLADSAKEVRGMDVLHESVVDAKANAKAQGYTAKYVTGTAEKWLELWSNEGFVPDVLTVDPPRTGLTDSLLQTILKVKPKRFVYTSCNPSTLAKDLQQLTKIYRIEYIQPVDMFPQTAQVESVTKLVLK; encoded by the coding sequence ATGAACGAGAAACCTAGTATTGAAGAAGGCCAGAAATTGCCGATGACCATTAAACGGCTTGGCATTAACGGCGAAGGCATCGGCTATTTTAAGCGCAATGTGGTATTTGTACCGGGAGCTCTTCCAGGTGAAGAAATTACTGCGCAAGTAACTCTGGTCAAGCGTAATTTTGCACAAGCACGCATTGTCAATATCCATACCGCTTCTACGCACCGCCAGACACCGCCTTGCCCAATTTATGAAGCATGTGGCGGCTGTCAATTGCAACATATGACTTATAACCAGCAGCTAGTTGAAAAGAGAGATCTTGTCTTGCAGGCATTGGAACGCTACTTGAAAGGCACGAAAGTTCGTGTTGAGAAAACCATCGGCATGGAAGATCCGTGGCGTTACCGTAACAAAAGCCAATTCCAGACGCGCCTGAAAGGCTCGAAAGTTATCGCTGGATTGTTCGCAGAAGGTTCTCATCAACTTTTAGATATTGATGAATGCATCGTTCAGCACCCTGATACAACGGTAATTACGAACGCAGTCAAACGAATTTTGGAAGAATTGAAAATGCCGATATACGATGGCAAGACGATGAAAGGCATTATCCGCACCATCGTTGTCCGCACCGGCGTAAAAACTGGTGAAATCCAATTGGTGCTGGTGACGACACGTTCGAAGATTCCACAAAAAGAATTATTAATGGAACGTCTAAAAAAGATTGATACCAATTTAGTATCGATCGTCCAAAACATTAATAAAGAAAAGACTTCTTTGGTTTTCGGGGACGAAACTGTCACATTGTTTGGCAAAGATACCATTCACGAAGAGCTGGGTGAACTGGCATTCGATCTGTCAGCGCGTGCCTTCTTCCAACTCAACCCGACTCAAACCGTGAAACTATACGATGAAATCAAACGCGCAGCTGAATTAACCGGTAAAGAAACAGTCGTCGATGCTTATTGTGGCGTCGGAACGATTGGACTTTGGTTAGCGGACAGTGCCAAAGAAGTTCGCGGAATGGACGTTTTACACGAAAGTGTCGTCGATGCAAAAGCCAATGCCAAAGCACAAGGCTATACGGCGAAGTACGTCACAGGTACAGCTGAAAAATGGCTGGAGCTTTGGAGCAACGAAGGATTCGTGCCTGACGTGCTAACAGTGGATCCACCGCGCACAGGGCTCACTGATTCACTGTTGCAAACCATTTTAAAAGTAAAGCCAAAACGCTTTGTCTACACGTCATGCAACCCTTCCACGCTGGCAAAAGATTTGCAGCAATTGACCAAAATCTACCGCATTGAATACATTCAACCGGTTGATATGTTCCCACAAACTGCGCAAGTGGAATCAGTAACAAAATTGGTATTGAAGTAA
- a CDS encoding TIGR01777 family oxidoreductase yields the protein MKIAITGGTGFVGKELTRLLLDRGDEVTILTRTPKTTADKITYVKWLEKDAVPENQLEGVDAFINLAGTSINDGRWSEEQKKLIYTSRMDATNELLRIIHKLDKKPKVLVNASAVGIYPPSQTVTYTEASADLGSDFLAQTVRDWEILAHRAEEDGLRVACGRFGIILGKDAGALPLMALPYKMFAGGTVGSGKQWLSWIHIKDVVRALAFALDNNQLTGAFNVTAPNPKQMKDFGKEIAHALGRPHWIPVPSFAMKTALGDKSQLVLEGQRVLPTVLEQQGFQFKFPNLRSALADIYK from the coding sequence ATGAAAATTGCGATTACGGGTGGAACTGGATTCGTCGGTAAAGAATTGACGCGCTTATTACTCGATCGAGGTGATGAAGTTACTATTTTGACGAGAACACCGAAAACGACAGCCGATAAAATTACATACGTCAAATGGTTGGAGAAAGATGCTGTTCCGGAAAACCAATTAGAAGGCGTTGACGCTTTTATTAATTTGGCTGGTACTTCTATAAACGATGGCCGCTGGAGTGAAGAACAAAAAAAACTGATTTATACAAGTCGCATGGACGCAACTAATGAATTATTGCGCATTATCCACAAACTAGATAAAAAACCAAAAGTTTTGGTGAATGCGAGTGCTGTCGGTATTTATCCGCCGTCTCAAACTGTTACCTATACAGAAGCTTCTGCTGATCTTGGCTCTGATTTTCTAGCACAAACTGTTCGGGACTGGGAAATTTTAGCGCACCGAGCCGAAGAAGATGGCTTGCGTGTGGCTTGTGGCCGATTTGGTATTATCCTCGGTAAAGATGCAGGTGCTTTGCCTTTGATGGCGTTGCCTTACAAAATGTTCGCAGGTGGCACAGTCGGCTCCGGCAAACAATGGTTGTCATGGATTCACATTAAAGACGTGGTAAGGGCACTGGCTTTTGCACTGGACAACAATCAGCTAACTGGAGCCTTTAACGTCACGGCTCCGAATCCAAAGCAAATGAAAGATTTCGGCAAAGAAATTGCCCACGCCCTTGGACGACCGCATTGGATTCCTGTTCCATCGTTTGCAATGAAAACGGCTTTAGGCGACAAAAGCCAACTCGTTCTCGAAGGTCAGCGAGTCCTACCTACTGTCCTCGAGCAACAGGGGTTCCAATTCAAGTTTCCTAATTTGCGATCGGCACTGGCTGATATCTATAAATAA
- the recX gene encoding recombination regulator RecX has product MPIISKITQGKKNPERYNIFFEDKYAFSVDEAVLIRYQLIKGKELDQWTIEEVNFEDEVRKAYNKALYYLGFRMRSEGEVRQKLKEKEYGDAVIDEAIKKLYVHSFLDDQQFSEALMRTQIKSGKKGPRAIQQDMQKRGIDKQMQKDVLDSYSEEEQLEVAKGLAEKIAIKEKMKTPSQIHQKITDTLMRKGYNYSLIKLAIEELNLEKDEDQWLEIVAEQGDKLWRKHSSKLTGYDLKTKVKQGLYQKGFPGEVINDYLDKKELEDD; this is encoded by the coding sequence ATGCCGATTATTTCAAAAATCACACAGGGAAAGAAAAACCCTGAAAGGTATAATATCTTTTTCGAAGATAAATATGCTTTTAGCGTGGATGAAGCGGTGCTTATCAGGTATCAGCTGATAAAAGGGAAAGAGCTGGATCAATGGACTATCGAAGAAGTCAATTTCGAAGATGAAGTCCGGAAAGCTTACAACAAAGCCCTTTATTACCTTGGCTTCCGGATGCGAAGTGAAGGAGAAGTACGCCAGAAGCTAAAAGAAAAAGAATATGGCGATGCCGTAATAGATGAAGCGATTAAGAAATTATATGTCCATAGTTTTCTAGATGACCAACAATTTTCAGAAGCGCTGATGAGAACGCAAATCAAATCAGGCAAAAAAGGACCGCGCGCAATCCAGCAAGATATGCAAAAGAGAGGAATTGATAAACAGATGCAAAAAGACGTTTTAGATTCCTATTCCGAAGAAGAACAATTGGAAGTTGCTAAAGGCCTCGCAGAGAAAATTGCCATCAAGGAAAAGATGAAAACTCCGAGTCAGATTCACCAAAAAATTACCGATACCTTGATGAGAAAAGGCTATAATTATTCACTGATTAAGCTAGCGATTGAAGAGCTGAACCTTGAAAAAGATGAAGATCAGTGGCTGGAAATTGTTGCAGAACAAGGAGATAAATTATGGCGTAAGCACAGCTCCAAGTTGACAGGCTACGATTTAAAAACGAAAGTCAAACAGGGATTGTACCAAAAAGGGTTTCCCGGTGAAGTGATCAATGACTATCTAGACAAGAAGGAGCTTGAAGATGACTGA
- a CDS encoding YfhH family protein — MTEKKPYSDMTEHELRGEIGRLKEKARKAEQLGIVNEFAVLERKAMMAAAYLLDPADFKKGEVYRIEGDPNVYFQIDYLKGRFAWGYRMGGEKHTEALPISMLRPLKEGK; from the coding sequence ATGACTGAAAAAAAACCTTACAGCGACATGACAGAGCATGAACTTCGAGGGGAAATTGGGCGTCTGAAAGAAAAAGCCAGAAAAGCTGAGCAATTGGGCATCGTCAATGAATTTGCCGTGCTCGAACGAAAAGCCATGATGGCGGCGGCATATTTGCTGGATCCAGCAGATTTTAAAAAAGGCGAGGTGTATCGCATTGAAGGAGACCCCAATGTCTATTTCCAAATCGACTACTTAAAAGGGCGGTTTGCCTGGGGGTACCGGATGGGCGGAGAAAAACATACGGAAGCGCTACCAATTTCTATGCTGCGCCCGTTGAAAGAAGGGAAATGA
- a CDS encoding YfhJ family protein, producing MKEIIDQLTIELQEKNPNLTEEKARIWIELLASDFESSYAKAGYDYQGTAVVEKVMRQWIDSYGDKIHEFASTNPKYAHLLKD from the coding sequence ATGAAAGAAATTATTGATCAATTGACAATCGAATTACAGGAAAAAAATCCGAATCTTACAGAAGAAAAAGCGCGCATTTGGATTGAACTGCTGGCATCTGATTTCGAGTCGTCTTACGCGAAAGCTGGATACGACTATCAAGGAACAGCGGTTGTTGAGAAAGTGATGCGCCAATGGATTGATAGCTATGGCGATAAAATTCATGAATTTGCCAGCACTAATCCTAAATACGCACATTTGTTGAAGGACTAA
- a CDS encoding metal-dependent hydrolase has product MDTGTHIVMGIALGGFAMVDPAVASHPVTMTAVVSGVIIGSLAPDVDTVLKLRDNAVYIRHHRGATHSIPAVLLWPLLIAGALSLVFPEANLLHLWLWTFLAVFMHVFVDIFNSYGTQALRPISNRWVALGVINTFDPIIFGAHVLALMIWAFGADPVWTIGILYLAMFFYYIARFAVQGAIKSAVRNTIPGATEVFVAPTMRFFHWRIAADTDRHHYVGRAYGRTINIYDKFMKKEMPENNLIQAAMKDKNIAAFVSFSPLYRWEINEYGNIYEVRLIDLRYRSNDYYPFVAVAHLDKECKIINSYTGWIFSEDKLKKKLDFSHN; this is encoded by the coding sequence ATGGATACAGGTACTCATATTGTCATGGGCATTGCCCTTGGCGGCTTTGCAATGGTTGATCCAGCCGTCGCCAGCCACCCTGTCACCATGACTGCTGTCGTTTCCGGTGTCATCATCGGTTCTTTGGCGCCAGACGTTGACACCGTTTTGAAGCTTCGTGACAACGCTGTTTATATTCGGCATCATCGAGGAGCTACCCACTCGATTCCCGCAGTGCTTTTGTGGCCACTGTTAATAGCAGGTGCATTATCGCTTGTTTTTCCAGAAGCCAACCTGCTCCATCTGTGGCTCTGGACTTTCCTGGCCGTCTTTATGCATGTGTTTGTTGACATCTTCAACTCTTATGGAACACAGGCTCTTAGGCCGATTTCCAATCGATGGGTTGCACTGGGTGTCATCAATACATTTGACCCCATCATTTTCGGCGCACATGTGCTGGCTCTCATGATATGGGCATTTGGTGCTGATCCTGTTTGGACTATCGGCATCCTATATCTTGCCATGTTCTTCTATTATATTGCAAGATTTGCAGTGCAAGGAGCTATCAAGAGCGCTGTCCGGAATACTATTCCTGGTGCTACTGAAGTTTTTGTGGCGCCAACGATGCGCTTTTTCCATTGGCGCATCGCTGCCGACACAGATCGCCATCATTACGTAGGACGTGCCTATGGCCGGACCATCAACATCTATGATAAATTTATGAAGAAAGAAATGCCTGAAAACAACTTAATCCAAGCGGCGATGAAAGATAAGAATATTGCTGCATTCGTTTCATTCTCTCCATTATACCGCTGGGAAATCAACGAGTATGGAAATATTTATGAGGTGCGGTTGATCGATCTCCGCTACCGTAGCAATGACTATTATCCGTTCGTTGCCGTAGCTCATTTGGATAAGGAATGTAAAATTATCAATTCTTATACCGGATGGATTTTTAGCGAAGATAAGTTAAAGAAAAAATTGGATTTTAGCCATAACTAG
- the mutY gene encoding A/G-specific adenine glycosylase: MPWRRTADPYQIWISEIMLQQTRVDTVIPYYKRFIEKFPTLDDLAQADEQILLKQWEGLGYYSRARNLQAGVKEVAQNYGGIVPDNRKEISSLKGVGPYTAGAVLSIAYGIPEHAVDGNVMRVLSRILLIEEDIAKPKTRKIFEEAVTEIISHEDPSSFNQGLMELGALICTPTSPKCLLCPVREHCAAFHEGKQNVLPIKTKTKKTKSLQYAMIAIRNEDKFLMEQRPASGLLANMWQFPMLETAVDILPVEIEEQLSESLKGIVDKAEKITSFKHVFSHLIWNVDGFIADSKNISAPNHMRWVTAEELDLLPIAGPVQKMKISLQQRGDV; this comes from the coding sequence TTGCCTTGGAGACGTACGGCAGACCCTTATCAAATCTGGATTTCAGAAATTATGTTGCAGCAAACCCGCGTAGATACGGTTATTCCTTATTATAAACGCTTTATCGAAAAATTTCCCACCTTAGACGACTTGGCACAAGCCGATGAACAAATTTTGCTGAAACAATGGGAAGGGCTGGGCTATTACTCTCGGGCACGCAATTTACAGGCTGGAGTCAAAGAAGTAGCTCAAAATTATGGAGGGATTGTTCCAGACAACCGCAAAGAAATTTCTTCTTTGAAAGGTGTTGGTCCTTATACAGCAGGGGCTGTCTTAAGCATTGCTTACGGTATTCCAGAGCATGCAGTGGATGGCAACGTCATGCGTGTATTATCTCGAATTCTATTGATTGAGGAAGATATCGCTAAGCCAAAGACGCGTAAAATTTTCGAAGAAGCAGTCACTGAAATCATCAGCCATGAAGATCCTTCTTCATTCAACCAAGGATTGATGGAATTGGGGGCGCTAATTTGTACGCCAACTTCGCCGAAATGTCTGCTCTGTCCTGTACGAGAGCATTGTGCTGCTTTTCATGAAGGCAAACAAAACGTCCTGCCGATTAAAACCAAAACCAAAAAAACCAAATCGTTGCAATACGCAATGATAGCGATTCGTAACGAAGACAAATTCCTTATGGAGCAACGTCCTGCTTCCGGTTTACTAGCAAATATGTGGCAGTTTCCGATGTTGGAAACTGCAGTAGATATCCTGCCAGTGGAAATTGAAGAGCAATTGTCGGAAAGTTTGAAAGGGATCGTGGACAAAGCTGAAAAAATTACTTCTTTCAAACATGTCTTTTCTCATTTAATATGGAACGTGGATGGCTTTATTGCCGATAGCAAAAATATAAGCGCACCTAATCATATGAGATGGGTGACGGCAGAAGAATTGGATTTGTTGCCGATCGCAGGACCGGTTCAAAAAATGAAAATATCTTTACAGCAAAGAGGAGATGTATGA
- the fabL gene encoding enoyl-[acyl-carrier-protein] reductase FabL, translated as MTEQKVALVTGSSKGLGKALAIALADQGYDIVVNYARSKSAALDTVKEIEARGQKALLVRANVGDVEKLRGMFQTIKEEFGRLDVFVSNAASGVLRPVMELEESHWDWTMNINAKAMLFGAQEAAKLMDKGGKIVGISSLGSIRYLENYTTIGVSKAAVESITRYLAVEMAPLGIAVNTVSGGALDTDALKHFPNRDNLLNDARVNTPAGRMVEVDDMVKAALFLISSDSDMIRGQTIIVDGGRSVVM; from the coding sequence ATGACAGAACAAAAAGTAGCATTAGTCACTGGCAGCAGCAAAGGCCTTGGCAAAGCACTGGCAATTGCCCTTGCTGATCAAGGATATGATATTGTTGTCAATTATGCGCGGAGTAAATCCGCTGCACTCGATACCGTAAAGGAAATTGAAGCAAGAGGACAAAAAGCCTTATTGGTCCGTGCCAATGTAGGAGATGTTGAGAAGTTGCGTGGGATGTTCCAGACGATTAAAGAAGAATTTGGCCGACTAGATGTTTTTGTATCCAATGCGGCTTCCGGTGTTTTGCGCCCTGTTATGGAACTGGAAGAATCACATTGGGACTGGACGATGAATATTAACGCGAAAGCGATGCTGTTCGGTGCACAAGAAGCCGCAAAACTGATGGATAAGGGCGGTAAAATCGTTGGCATCAGCTCACTGGGATCTATTCGTTATTTGGAAAATTATACGACGATAGGTGTTTCAAAGGCAGCGGTAGAATCAATTACGCGTTATTTGGCTGTAGAAATGGCGCCACTCGGAATTGCAGTCAACACGGTATCTGGCGGAGCACTCGATACAGATGCATTGAAACATTTTCCAAACCGTGACAATTTATTGAACGACGCGCGTGTCAACACGCCGGCAGGTCGGATGGTCGAGGTTGACGATATGGTCAAAGCTGCTTTATTCTTGATTTCTTCTGACTCGGACATGATCCGCGGGCAAACGATTATAGTCGACGGTGGTCGTTCAGTCGTCATGTAA
- the ntdP gene encoding nucleoside tri-diphosphate phosphatase, which yields MAIPAEGETIQIHSYKHNGRIHRVWQETTVLKGTNNIVIGANERTQVTESDGRTWLTREPSICYFHAEHWFNIICMLREDGVYYYCNVSSPFVYNNSSLKYIDYDLDVKVFPDMSYTLLDEDEYEDHKRQMGYPEVIDQILHRNVEKLIGWIKQRRGPFAQDFIEVWTNRYEFHRLNRIRD from the coding sequence ATGGCGATTCCTGCGGAGGGTGAAACAATTCAAATCCACAGTTATAAACACAACGGCCGAATCCACCGTGTCTGGCAGGAAACAACGGTACTAAAAGGTACCAACAATATTGTAATTGGTGCAAATGAGCGGACGCAAGTGACAGAATCCGATGGTCGAACTTGGTTGACGCGCGAACCGTCAATCTGCTATTTTCATGCAGAGCATTGGTTCAACATCATCTGCATGCTCCGAGAAGACGGTGTTTATTATTATTGTAACGTCAGTTCTCCATTCGTTTATAATAATAGCTCGTTGAAATACATCGATTATGACTTGGATGTCAAAGTGTTTCCAGACATGTCTTACACGCTGTTGGATGAAGACGAATACGAAGACCATAAGCGGCAAATGGGTTATCCTGAAGTGATTGATCAAATTCTTCACCGCAATGTAGAGAAGCTGATCGGCTGGATTAAACAGCGCAGAGGGCCATTTGCCCAGGACTTTATCGAAGTATGGACGAACCGCTATGAATTTCATAGACTAAACCGGATTCGTGATTAA
- a CDS encoding ABC transporter ATP-binding protein gives MSSMKRYMQFVKPYYWQIALTIFIGIFKFAIPLFIPLLIKIVIDDIIGADALSNAEKLEQLYLWLGGTAIVFFLLRPPIEYYRQYYAQYVSNKILYDIRGYLYGHLQRLSLRYYANTRAGEIISRIINDVEQTKNFVMIGLMNVWLDLATILIAIIIMLTMDVSLTIVALLAFPFYAFSVKYFFGRLRDLTRERSQALANVQSYLHERVQGMSIIKSFALEKHEQKIFNDTNDQFLEKAIDHTKWNAKAFAVVNTITDVAPLLVIGYAGYQVIQGNLTLGTMVAFIAYIERLYNPLRRMVNSSTTLVQSLASMDRVFELIDEDYDVTDKEKATDLKVVDGKLEFRDVSFHYNDGGTEVLSNLNFTVKPGETVAFVGMSGGGKSTIVSLIPRFYDVTNGGIFMDDHDLRDVTTHTLRDQIGLVLQDSILFSDSVKANILMGKPGATDEEVIAAAKAANADEFISQLPEGYDTKVGERGVKLSGGQKQRVAIARVFLKNPPILILDEATSALDLESEALIQDSLERLAHDRTTLIVAHRLSTITHADQILVIDHGKLAESGTHNELMKQQGVYHNLFQVQHFN, from the coding sequence TTGAGTAGTATGAAACGCTATATGCAGTTTGTCAAACCGTATTATTGGCAGATTGCACTGACGATCTTTATCGGGATATTCAAATTTGCGATTCCACTTTTTATTCCGCTGCTGATCAAGATCGTCATTGATGACATTATCGGAGCGGATGCACTGTCGAATGCAGAAAAGCTGGAACAGCTGTATTTATGGCTTGGGGGAACCGCAATTGTCTTTTTCCTATTACGGCCACCGATTGAGTATTATCGTCAATATTACGCACAGTATGTAAGCAATAAGATTCTGTATGATATCCGAGGCTATTTGTACGGACATTTGCAGCGTTTGAGTTTGCGTTATTATGCAAATACGCGTGCTGGCGAAATCATCTCGCGCATCATCAATGACGTTGAGCAGACCAAAAATTTTGTCATGATCGGCTTGATGAACGTCTGGCTAGATCTGGCGACAATTCTCATCGCCATTATCATTATGCTGACTATGGACGTTTCTTTAACTATTGTTGCATTGTTGGCGTTTCCGTTCTACGCATTCAGCGTTAAGTACTTCTTTGGGCGGCTACGTGATTTGACACGCGAACGCTCACAGGCTTTAGCCAATGTTCAAAGTTACCTGCATGAGCGTGTTCAGGGAATGAGCATCATCAAAAGTTTTGCGCTGGAAAAGCACGAACAGAAAATTTTCAACGATACGAACGATCAGTTTCTGGAAAAGGCAATTGACCATACCAAATGGAATGCCAAGGCGTTCGCAGTAGTAAATACCATCACAGATGTTGCGCCATTATTGGTCATCGGTTATGCCGGCTACCAAGTGATCCAAGGCAATTTGACGCTGGGTACAATGGTGGCATTTATTGCCTATATCGAACGCTTGTACAATCCGCTGCGTCGAATGGTCAATTCTTCAACGACTTTAGTTCAGTCTTTGGCTTCTATGGACCGCGTTTTTGAATTAATCGATGAAGATTACGATGTGACAGATAAAGAAAAAGCGACCGACTTGAAAGTGGTTGATGGTAAACTAGAATTCCGTGATGTCTCCTTCCACTATAACGATGGCGGAACGGAAGTATTATCCAATTTGAATTTCACAGTAAAACCTGGAGAGACCGTTGCATTCGTCGGAATGAGCGGTGGTGGAAAATCGACCATTGTTTCCCTGATTCCACGTTTTTATGATGTAACAAACGGCGGCATTTTCATGGATGATCATGATCTGCGTGACGTAACGACTCACACATTGCGCGACCAAATTGGTTTAGTGTTGCAGGATTCTATTCTCTTTAGTGATTCTGTAAAAGCTAATATTTTGATGGGGAAACCGGGAGCAACGGATGAAGAAGTGATTGCAGCAGCGAAAGCTGCCAATGCGGACGAATTCATTTCACAGCTGCCGGAAGGTTATGACACGAAAGTTGGAGAACGCGGCGTGAAATTATCTGGTGGACAAAAACAACGCGTCGCGATTGCACGCGTGTTCCTAAAAAATCCGCCGATTCTGATTCTAGACGAAGCAACTTCAGCACTTGACCTTGAGAGCGAAGCATTAATTCAGGATTCATTAGAGCGTCTAGCGCACGACCGGACGACTTTAATCGTTGCGCACCGGCTTTCAACCATTACTCATGCAGACCAAATTCTAGTTATCGACCACGGCAAACTCGCGGAAAGTGGAACGCATAATGAACTGATGAAGCAGCAGGGTGTATATCACAACCTGTTCCAAGTTCAGCATTTTAATTAA
- a CDS encoding ABC transporter ATP-binding protein has protein sequence MNERKTILDVKGLKTSFFTDDGEIPAVDNVDFHIREGEVLGIVGESGCGKSVTSLSIMGLVPSPPGKITNGEILFQNKDLTKLSEKEMREIRGNDIAMIFQEPMTSLNPLFTIGNQLREAIKIHKKDWSKKQVQERAIEMMNLVGLPRPEGLMKDYPHQLSGGMRQRVMIAMALLCDPKVLIADEPTTALDVTIQSQILKLIKSLNERLNTAVLLITHDLGVVAESCERVVIMYAGKVVEEGPVQTIFNDPQHPYTKGLLESVPDMRFKKERLYSIPGNVPKPGTIKTGCKFAARCEFAFDRCTVEDPELYQTADNHQTRCFLFDPKEVQSHDRTVVKS, from the coding sequence ATGAATGAACGCAAAACCATCTTAGACGTTAAAGGTTTGAAAACATCCTTTTTCACAGATGATGGAGAGATACCAGCAGTAGATAATGTGGATTTTCACATACGGGAAGGCGAAGTGCTTGGTATTGTCGGTGAATCCGGATGTGGTAAAAGTGTTACTTCACTTTCCATAATGGGGTTGGTACCGAGTCCGCCAGGGAAAATTACAAATGGCGAAATTTTATTTCAGAATAAAGATTTGACGAAATTATCCGAGAAAGAAATGCGGGAAATCAGAGGCAATGATATTGCGATGATTTTCCAGGAACCAATGACTTCGTTAAATCCGTTGTTTACAATTGGCAATCAGCTCCGCGAAGCGATTAAGATTCATAAAAAGGATTGGTCAAAAAAACAGGTTCAGGAGCGGGCAATTGAAATGATGAACTTGGTAGGTCTGCCTCGGCCAGAAGGCTTGATGAAAGATTATCCGCATCAGCTATCAGGCGGAATGCGGCAGCGCGTCATGATTGCGATGGCTCTGCTATGTGATCCGAAAGTATTGATTGCGGACGAACCGACAACAGCACTTGATGTGACCATACAGTCTCAAATTCTGAAGTTGATTAAAAGTCTCAACGAACGGTTGAATACAGCGGTGCTGCTGATTACTCATGATTTAGGGGTAGTGGCTGAAAGTTGTGAACGTGTAGTTATCATGTACGCAGGGAAAGTGGTCGAAGAAGGTCCAGTCCAGACAATTTTCAATGATCCGCAGCATCCCTATACAAAAGGCTTGCTTGAGTCGGTTCCAGATATGCGTTTCAAAAAAGAGCGCTTGTATTCGATTCCCGGAAACGTTCCTAAACCCGGAACGATAAAAACAGGCTGCAAGTTTGCAGCGCGCTGTGAATTTGCTTTTGATCGTTGCACTGTAGAAGACCCCGAGCTGTACCAAACAGCGGATAATCATCAAACCCGCTGTTTCCTATTTGATCCGAAGGAGGTACAGTCTCATGACAGAACCGTTGTTAAAAGTTGA